From Thermodesulfobacteriota bacterium:
AAAGAATGCGGTGATATAAAGTTTTTAATTTGTTTCCGGCGTTTTTCTAAGCAGCATAATCATCACAGCGGCAATCATCGCCAATCCTGCGCCGACTGTTTGGGAAACAGATAACGCCCCGGAAACAGAGTAGCTTTGGATGTCGCCGCGAAATGTTTCAAGGGTGGCAAAGGTCACCCCAAAAAGCAAAACGTAAATCCAGAATAATTGGCCGTCAAATTTTTTATACTTACGAAAAACAAGTAAAACACCATAGATAATAAGATAATTTAAAGCAAAATAAAGCTGTACCGGGTGGATAGGAATACCGGTAGGCGCAAGAGAATGTGGGTGGGTGAAGGTCACTGCCCAGGGAAAATCGGATACCCTTCCGTAACAGCAGCCCGTAAAAAAACAACCAATCATTCCCCAAAACTGGCCCACTGCAATAGCCGGGGCCAACATGTCAGCCGTTTTCCAAAGGGGCATGGCTGTTGATTTCATATAGATGAGCCCTGTGATCAGGGCGGCGATCAATCCTCCGTAAAAAACAAGACCCCCGTTTTGTATTCGTATTATTTCCCAAGGATCCTGAAAAAATATAACGGGGTTTGTCGCCATATAAAACAGCCGTGACCCGACAATAGCCGAGATCAGCAAATAGAAACACAGATCCATGATCTTTTCCGGATCTTCTCCTGTCCTGTTGGCCTCTTTCCTGACAATCAATATCCCCAGTATCAACCCGATTGCTATGAAAAAACTGTAGCTGCAGAGGGAAAACTTTCCAATTTTAAAAAGGATGGGGTACATTTTGCTCGCTTTTGTTCTACTCGGGCAGTTTTTTAAACAGCAGGTGAAAAATAAAAACAGTAATTCCTACGGAAATGGCGCTGTCTGCTATATTAAAAGCATGCCAGTGCAAATCCCCCAGGTAGAAATCAAGAAAATCAATCACCTTTCCAAAACGTATTCTGTCAATGAGGTTGCCGATAGCGCCTCCGAAAATCATGGCAAAAGCGGTGGCAAGCCATGGATGTGTCTTGGGCGTGTTTTTATAGAACCAGAAAACCAATCCCACCGCCAGTGATGAAATAAAAAGGAATACGACGGTTCGCAAAGCTGAGCTTTGATTGGCCAAAAACCCAAAAGCGCCACCTGGATTTTGAATATGAACGAGGTTGAAGAATCCGGGTATCACCGTCACTGAATGATAAAGAGGCATTGATTTCAAGATCAATGTTTTGGTGATCTGGTCGGCAACTACAACCAATCCGGCAACACTGACAAGCCTTATGTATTTGGCGTAAAAAGCGTTCATACCGATTCTTCCTGCGCGATAAGATCCAGCGCATGTCGGCACCGATCGCAAATGGTAGGATGATCCGGATTGGTCCCAACCGAAGGTTCATGTATCCAGCATCTTTCGCACTTATCTCCCCCG
This genomic window contains:
- the lgt gene encoding prolipoprotein diacylglyceryl transferase, encoding MYPILFKIGKFSLCSYSFFIAIGLILGILIVRKEANRTGEDPEKIMDLCFYLLISAIVGSRLFYMATNPVIFFQDPWEIIRIQNGGLVFYGGLIAALITGLIYMKSTAMPLWKTADMLAPAIAVGQFWGMIGCFFTGCCYGRVSDFPWAVTFTHPHSLAPTGIPIHPVQLYFALNYLIIYGVLLVFRKYKKFDGQLFWIYVLLFGVTFATLETFRGDIQSYSVSGALSVSQTVGAGLAMIAAVMIMLLRKTPETN
- the lspA gene encoding signal peptidase II, which codes for MNAFYAKYIRLVSVAGLVVVADQITKTLILKSMPLYHSVTVIPGFFNLVHIQNPGGAFGFLANQSSALRTVVFLFISSLAVGLVFWFYKNTPKTHPWLATAFAMIFGGAIGNLIDRIRFGKVIDFLDFYLGDLHWHAFNIADSAISVGITVFIFHLLFKKLPE